The Enterococcus sp. 7F3_DIV0205 genome has a window encoding:
- a CDS encoding 5-bromo-4-chloroindolyl phosphate hydrolysis family protein, which yields MRKGKLIQVIAYLFLAGLVLRFITGVHLPAVVVVLLILLVLLFTGSKKKGAKKEDQLPNLTKSKEEHYETIGMSDQEIDFFRDTMNTTKKQIVQLQENMNASTKLRAIDLRNDTLRVSKALFKELVKDPKKLHLANHFLYTHLPNLVDLTSKYLEIDDHEIKNKQTYEKLEESAQIIDQVSKLIKKDYEQFVADDLEDLDVEISVAKNSLKRDNESSNNQ from the coding sequence ATGAGAAAAGGAAAGCTTATACAAGTAATTGCTTATTTATTTTTAGCAGGTTTAGTTCTGCGTTTTATTACTGGTGTACATCTACCAGCAGTTGTCGTGGTTCTTTTGATTCTATTAGTGCTACTTTTTACTGGTTCAAAGAAAAAAGGCGCAAAAAAGGAAGATCAATTGCCGAATCTCACAAAGTCTAAAGAAGAACACTATGAAACGATCGGAATGTCGGATCAAGAAATCGACTTTTTCCGTGATACAATGAATACAACTAAAAAACAAATCGTTCAATTACAAGAAAATATGAACGCTTCTACTAAATTAAGAGCAATTGACTTACGTAATGATACATTACGAGTATCAAAAGCCTTGTTTAAAGAATTAGTTAAAGATCCAAAGAAATTACACTTAGCAAACCACTTTCTTTATACCCACTTACCTAACCTAGTTGATTTAACTAGTAAGTATCTGGAAATAGACGATCATGAAATCAAAAACAAACAAACGTATGAAAAGTTGGAAGAAAGTGCTCAAATTATCGATCAAGTTTCAAAATTAATCAAAAAAGACTACGAACAGTTTGTCGCAGATGATTTAGAAGATTTAGATGTTGAGATATCCGTTGCTAAAAATAGTTTAAAAAGAGATAATGAGAGTAGTAATAATCAGTAA
- a CDS encoding low temperature requirement protein A yields MQVLKKEVSEFELFYDLIFAYAISRIASILFVGADQQLSFKSLGEFFMLTLVFWTIWTYQTVFANRFSIKNKTSALFLFFDMFWVIVLAQAINVDFEKTHFTFAGATSILFFSIALQYYLKMRSTEEDIVKKLCNQLIIVLCVSGLIGFMTILPWGTYPIRFGVYVVSIFITAFFPIIIKKALEDFPTNFGHLTERYSLFTLLLFGEAIIAVASTIIFNKISIGSILFFLLVVVMFLFYNAVYKSGIDRQKDTAGLVLIHSHYFIFVGLGLSIVLYENYVENDIQPLFFILCLAASLLCFLGGTIANMIIYTKKEHNYLPFISKSILYFAAWIVISLLIQDFMVPFLLVNVVFLLFLLYKVKQEL; encoded by the coding sequence ATGCAGGTGCTAAAAAAAGAGGTTTCCGAGTTCGAACTGTTTTATGATTTGATTTTTGCTTATGCGATCAGCCGCATTGCATCAATTTTATTTGTTGGTGCAGATCAACAGTTATCCTTCAAGAGTCTTGGTGAATTTTTTATGTTGACACTCGTCTTTTGGACAATTTGGACTTATCAAACCGTTTTTGCTAATCGTTTTTCTATTAAGAATAAGACAAGTGCGCTGTTTTTATTTTTTGATATGTTCTGGGTGATTGTTTTAGCTCAAGCAATCAATGTTGATTTTGAGAAAACACATTTTACTTTTGCAGGAGCCACCTCTATTTTATTTTTCAGTATTGCTTTACAGTACTATTTAAAGATGAGAAGTACGGAAGAGGACATTGTTAAGAAGTTATGTAATCAATTGATTATCGTTTTATGTGTAAGTGGATTGATCGGCTTTATGACGATTTTACCTTGGGGGACTTATCCTATTCGTTTTGGAGTGTATGTCGTTTCTATATTTATTACAGCATTTTTCCCAATCATTATTAAAAAAGCACTAGAGGATTTTCCTACAAATTTTGGGCATTTGACGGAGCGCTATAGTTTGTTTACGCTATTATTATTCGGTGAAGCAATAATTGCCGTAGCCAGTACAATTATCTTTAATAAAATAAGTATTGGCAGTATTTTGTTCTTTTTATTAGTTGTCGTGATGTTCTTATTTTACAATGCGGTGTACAAATCAGGAATCGATCGACAAAAGGATACCGCTGGGTTGGTTTTGATTCATTCTCATTACTTTATCTTTGTGGGACTGGGTCTATCGATCGTTTTGTATGAAAACTATGTAGAAAATGATATTCAACCGCTGTTCTTTATTTTATGTTTAGCCGCTAGTTTACTCTGTTTTTTAGGAGGAACAATTGCTAATATGATTATTTATACTAAAAAAGAACATAATTACCTTCCTTTTATTAGTAAGAGTATACTTTATTTCGCAGCATGGATCGTGATCAGTTTGCTTATTCAAGATTTTATGGTACCATTCTTACTTGTAAATGTAGTGTTTTTATTATTTTTACTTTATAAGGTGAAACAAGAACTTTAA
- a CDS encoding GIY-YIG nuclease family protein, protein MATEHYFYVLLCKDDTFYGGYTTDPERRLKEHNSGTGAKYTRLPSRLPVKMIHVEKFSNRSDATKAEYAFKKLTRKRKIAYLKEGSR, encoded by the coding sequence ATGGCAACTGAACACTATTTTTATGTACTTCTTTGTAAAGACGATACATTTTACGGCGGCTATACAACCGACCCTGAACGTCGCTTAAAAGAACATAACAGCGGTACTGGAGCAAAGTATACCCGACTTCCCTCACGCTTACCTGTGAAAATGATCCATGTTGAAAAATTCAGCAATCGCAGTGATGCTACCAAAGCAGAGTATGCCTTTAAGAAATTAACAAGAAAACGTAAAATCGCTTATTTAAAAGAAGGGAGTAGGTAA
- a CDS encoding 5'-methylthioadenosine/adenosylhomocysteine nucleosidase: MKIGIIGAMDQEVKILKEALSDTRSWERAGAVFVSGSLGRHEVIVVRSGIGKVLSAVTTTLLIHQYGVNMVINTGSAGGIGQGLAVGDVVIADKLAYFDVDVTGFGYKPGQLPGMPLYYESSDYLKLEMKKAAEKTGMSIHHGLIVTGDSFVNDQTKVKAIIAEFPEALACEMEGAAIAQAAAQFNIPFLVVRAISDTADHEASQTFDEFIEEAGEKSAQMVINFVEHLV; this comes from the coding sequence ATGAAAATTGGAATTATCGGTGCAATGGATCAAGAAGTAAAAATCTTAAAAGAAGCCTTATCTGATACTCGATCATGGGAAAGAGCTGGAGCCGTGTTTGTTTCAGGTTCTTTAGGTCGTCATGAAGTGATCGTTGTACGCTCTGGAATCGGAAAAGTGTTATCTGCTGTCACAACTACGTTATTGATTCATCAATATGGTGTCAATATGGTGATCAATACAGGATCAGCAGGTGGTATTGGTCAAGGTCTTGCTGTAGGTGATGTAGTTATTGCGGATAAACTAGCTTATTTTGACGTAGATGTTACTGGATTTGGTTATAAACCAGGACAGTTACCAGGAATGCCTCTGTATTATGAATCAAGCGACTATTTAAAACTTGAAATGAAAAAAGCAGCTGAGAAAACAGGAATGTCGATTCATCACGGCTTGATCGTAACAGGAGATTCTTTTGTTAATGATCAAACAAAAGTGAAAGCAATCATTGCTGAATTTCCAGAAGCTTTGGCTTGTGAAATGGAAGGGGCAGCAATTGCTCAAGCAGCGGCGCAGTTTAATATCCCATTTTTAGTTGTAAGAGCAATCAGTGATACAGCGGATCATGAAGCTTCTCAAACGTTTGATGAATTTATTGAAGAAGCAGGAGAAAAATCTGCGCAAATGGTCATCAATTTTGTGGAGCATCTGGTTTAA
- the macP gene encoding cell wall synthase accessory phosphoprotein MacP: MSKGPLVTRTELRKRKEEEEKAAQKLFEQEQKEADKEYRKKEKEISNFYRKEHKKQKEITQSRSNEQTKIRERSSTLTKAIIVVAILLAIVIFIVLNL, translated from the coding sequence ATGAGTAAAGGTCCGCTGGTCACTCGGACAGAATTACGGAAACGCAAAGAAGAAGAGGAAAAAGCCGCACAGAAATTGTTCGAGCAAGAGCAAAAAGAGGCGGATAAAGAATACCGTAAAAAAGAAAAAGAAATCTCGAATTTCTACCGAAAAGAACATAAGAAACAAAAAGAAATCACTCAATCACGTTCAAATGAGCAAACCAAAATCCGCGAACGCAGCAGTACGCTGACCAAAGCAATCATTGTTGTAGCGATTTTGTTGGCTATTGTAATATTTATAGTATTGAATTTATAG
- a CDS encoding exonuclease SbcCD subunit D — MRFLHTADWHIGKKLHGYDLLEEQTDAFKQILAIAKDEQVDAIVIAGDLYDRSVPSVEAIEVFNRMIVEMNLQEKFPVLAISGNHDSSTRLETGGPWFIQSNFHLNTRLDQAFQPVEMENTQFFLLPYFEPISARLYFDNEEIRTIEQAMKEVITAMEKQFKPDMAHVLVSHFFVAGSEKSDSETKLMVGGLDTVPLSLLESFDYVALGHLHGKNALQAENARYSGSPLKFSLSEMNQKKGVWIVDTQVGETAFEFKEIQPLRDIVQIEGSFKELTAQQFYESFDCENYVHIQLTDRAVIPNMMNQLRQIYPRVIGVERLFGRELQQKRNETKKEIKALAPTELVGQFFSEVTGEELTQQQRVWIKDNLAELHQAERGK; from the coding sequence ATGCGTTTTTTACATACAGCTGATTGGCATATCGGCAAAAAATTACATGGGTATGATTTATTAGAAGAGCAGACGGATGCGTTCAAGCAGATTCTGGCGATTGCTAAGGATGAACAAGTGGATGCTATAGTCATTGCAGGCGATTTATATGATCGATCGGTTCCCTCTGTTGAGGCGATCGAGGTTTTTAATCGAATGATCGTAGAGATGAATTTACAAGAAAAATTTCCAGTATTGGCGATTTCAGGCAATCATGACAGTAGTACTCGTTTAGAAACGGGTGGTCCATGGTTTATTCAATCGAATTTTCATTTGAATACGCGATTGGATCAGGCGTTTCAACCAGTGGAGATGGAAAATACTCAATTTTTCTTATTACCATATTTTGAACCAATTTCAGCTCGTTTATATTTTGATAACGAAGAAATTCGAACAATCGAACAAGCGATGAAAGAAGTAATCACCGCAATGGAGAAACAATTTAAACCAGATATGGCTCATGTTCTAGTCAGTCATTTTTTTGTAGCGGGTAGTGAAAAGTCTGATTCAGAAACAAAATTAATGGTGGGGGGCTTGGATACTGTGCCATTATCTTTGCTTGAATCATTCGACTATGTAGCATTAGGACACTTACATGGGAAAAATGCGTTACAAGCCGAAAATGCACGGTACAGCGGATCGCCATTAAAATTTTCTTTATCAGAAATGAATCAAAAAAAAGGGGTTTGGATCGTTGATACCCAAGTGGGTGAAACAGCATTTGAATTCAAAGAGATCCAGCCATTAAGAGATATTGTACAAATTGAAGGTAGCTTTAAAGAGTTGACCGCTCAACAGTTTTATGAGTCTTTCGATTGTGAAAATTATGTCCATATTCAACTAACGGATCGTGCAGTGATTCCTAATATGATGAATCAATTACGACAGATTTACCCGCGAGTGATCGGTGTCGAACGATTATTTGGAAGAGAGTTGCAACAGAAGAGAAATGAGACAAAAAAAGAAATCAAAGCTTTAGCGCCGACTGAGCTAGTAGGTCAGTTCTTTTCAGAAGTGACAGGAGAAGAATTGACGCAACAGCAGCGAGTTTGGAT
- a CDS encoding NUDIX domain-containing protein, with protein sequence MMNFEEFEEKTISRKEIFKGHIIDVVLDEVRLPNGETSTRELVFHPGAVAVIPVTADNKLIMVKQFRKPMEKVLLEIPAGKIDPGEQDHPKETAERELEEETGYRANKFTFVTSMYVSPGFADELLHIYYAEELEKIPNPRPQDDDEILELYTLTLDEAKAEIASGLICDAKTIFAVQYWELQQLKRLLKEDNR encoded by the coding sequence ATGATGAACTTTGAAGAGTTTGAGGAAAAGACGATTTCCAGAAAAGAAATATTTAAAGGTCATATTATTGACGTTGTTCTGGATGAAGTCCGCTTGCCAAATGGCGAGACGAGCACACGTGAATTAGTTTTCCATCCAGGAGCAGTTGCGGTCATTCCGGTCACAGCTGATAATAAATTGATTATGGTCAAGCAATTTAGAAAACCAATGGAAAAAGTTCTCTTGGAAATTCCAGCTGGAAAAATTGATCCAGGTGAACAGGATCACCCAAAAGAAACTGCTGAAAGAGAATTGGAAGAAGAGACAGGCTACCGAGCCAACAAATTCACCTTTGTGACGTCGATGTATGTTTCTCCTGGTTTCGCTGATGAGCTTCTTCATATTTATTATGCTGAAGAGTTAGAAAAAATTCCTAATCCCCGTCCTCAAGATGATGACGAAATTTTAGAATTATATACATTAACATTAGACGAAGCGAAAGCAGAGATTGCGAGTGGATTAATTTGTGATGCAAAAACAATTTTTGCTGTGCAGTACTGGGAATTACAGCAACTAAAAAGGCTGCTGAAGGAGGATAACCGATGA
- a CDS encoding lysophospholipid acyltransferase family protein — translation MFFTFMRGVVRVVLFLINGNAHYEKKDRIPQNENYILVAPHRTWWEPLYLAVGGSPKKFSFMAKKELFKNPFLSFILKHANAFPVDREKPGPSAIKTPVKSLKSTDLSLVMFPSGTRHSSELKGGVALIAKMAKVKIVPAVYQGPLTLKDLFKRRRVTVRFGEPIDVSDIAKMDKEGIAEVERRMQATFDSLDQEIDPNFKYEVKEK, via the coding sequence ATGTTTTTTACATTTATGCGTGGCGTTGTTCGGGTTGTTTTATTTCTTATAAACGGCAATGCACACTATGAAAAGAAAGATCGTATTCCTCAAAATGAAAATTATATTTTAGTTGCCCCTCATAGAACGTGGTGGGAACCGTTGTATTTAGCTGTGGGCGGATCACCGAAAAAGTTTAGTTTTATGGCGAAAAAAGAATTATTTAAAAATCCATTTCTAAGTTTTATTTTAAAGCATGCGAATGCTTTTCCTGTCGATCGGGAAAAACCAGGACCTAGTGCGATCAAAACCCCTGTAAAATCTTTAAAAAGTACGGATTTAAGCTTAGTAATGTTTCCAAGCGGAACTCGTCATTCCTCCGAGTTGAAAGGCGGCGTGGCATTGATTGCAAAAATGGCGAAAGTCAAAATCGTTCCTGCTGTTTATCAAGGCCCATTGACTTTGAAAGACTTATTCAAACGTCGTCGAGTAACAGTTCGCTTTGGTGAACCAATCGACGTTAGTGATATTGCTAAGATGGATAAAGAAGGGATTGCAGAAGTTGAACGCAGAATGCAAGCGACTTTTGATAGCCTAGATCAAGAGATCGATCCCAATTTTAAATATGAAGTGAAAGAAAAGTAA
- a CDS encoding tRNA1(Val) (adenine(37)-N6)-methyltransferase, with protein sequence MLLPGERIDQLFADDIQIIQSKEVFSFSIDAVLLANFPTFPKTGTIVDLCAGNGAVGLFASRKTKAKITQIELQKRLADMGKRSIQLNQLEKQMNMIEIDLKLATTVVKPDSVDLVLCNPPYFKELPTSQKNPNPHLAIARHEIHTTLTEVVEVSAKLLKTNGRLAMVHRPDRFLDILHAMEAANIAPKRVRFVYPKIGKEANTLLIEGIKQGKKDGFRVLPPLFTYDEQNNYLPEMKAMLYGN encoded by the coding sequence ATGTTATTACCAGGCGAACGAATCGATCAATTATTTGCGGATGATATTCAGATTATCCAAAGCAAAGAGGTTTTTTCTTTTTCAATAGATGCTGTCTTATTGGCAAATTTCCCTACATTTCCTAAAACCGGTACAATCGTTGATCTCTGTGCTGGAAATGGCGCTGTCGGTCTATTTGCTAGCCGTAAAACAAAAGCTAAAATCACACAAATCGAACTGCAAAAGCGCTTAGCTGATATGGGAAAAAGAAGTATTCAATTAAATCAATTGGAAAAACAGATGAACATGATCGAAATCGATTTAAAACTAGCAACAACGGTGGTAAAACCTGATTCTGTTGACTTGGTGTTATGTAATCCGCCTTATTTCAAAGAACTTCCAACAAGTCAAAAAAATCCTAATCCCCATCTAGCGATTGCTCGTCATGAAATACATACAACTTTGACTGAAGTCGTTGAAGTTTCTGCAAAACTATTAAAAACAAATGGACGTTTAGCAATGGTTCACCGACCTGATCGATTTTTAGATATTCTTCATGCAATGGAAGCTGCAAATATCGCACCTAAACGCGTTCGATTTGTTTACCCTAAAATTGGAAAAGAAGCGAACACATTATTGATTGAAGGGATCAAGCAAGGGAAAAAAGACGGATTTCGAGTTCTACCTCCACTGTTTACCTATGATGAACAAAACAATTACTTACCAGAAATGAAGGCGATGTTGTATGGCAACTGA
- a CDS encoding GNAT family N-acetyltransferase yields the protein MNLTIRPFCVADATQIAILLKRIFLEINSKDYSIEQMEQLAAEYTPEKIIEQASYAHTYVAEKAGHVIGTGTICPFWGSQTESIILSLFVLPEFHGYGIGTAIMNYLEQDTFYIRANRIEIPASKTAEQFYLRLGYQAKNNEPTEDENGYLRMEKRR from the coding sequence ATGAACCTAACGATTCGACCATTTTGCGTTGCTGATGCCACACAAATCGCCATTTTATTAAAAAGAATTTTTTTAGAAATAAACAGCAAAGATTATTCAATCGAGCAAATGGAACAGTTAGCTGCCGAATACACTCCTGAAAAAATTATTGAACAAGCCTCTTACGCTCATACCTATGTAGCTGAAAAAGCTGGTCATGTAATTGGTACAGGAACTATTTGCCCTTTTTGGGGCAGTCAAACAGAGAGTATTATTTTAAGTTTATTTGTCTTACCTGAATTTCACGGATATGGAATTGGTACAGCTATCATGAACTATTTAGAGCAGGACACATTTTATATCAGAGCCAATCGAATTGAGATTCCCGCTTCTAAAACTGCGGAACAGTTTTATTTACGTCTAGGCTATCAAGCAAAAAATAATGAACCAACTGAAGACGAAAATGGATATTTACGTATGGAGAAACGACGATGA
- a CDS encoding GNAT family N-acetyltransferase: MIEYKSLNLEQNEAHLITLLSKNQEEEKNIPAEQNTSFSLALYDNGLYVGGITANKWMNATHISLLAINKSYRGKGYGSQLLKKAEAFAIESGSALITINTQDYQAKTFYEKYGYQVFGHLTDTPFSGTTKYYLVKRI; the protein is encoded by the coding sequence ATGATCGAATATAAATCACTGAATCTGGAACAAAATGAAGCCCACTTGATTACATTACTTTCTAAAAATCAAGAAGAAGAAAAAAATATCCCTGCCGAACAGAATACCTCTTTTTCTTTGGCTTTATATGATAACGGACTTTATGTCGGCGGTATCACAGCGAATAAATGGATGAATGCCACTCATATTTCTTTATTAGCCATCAACAAATCTTATCGTGGTAAAGGCTATGGTAGTCAACTCCTTAAAAAAGCAGAAGCATTTGCCATTGAATCAGGATCTGCACTTATAACCATTAATACCCAAGATTATCAAGCAAAAACATTCTATGAAAAATATGGTTACCAAGTTTTTGGACACTTGACAGATACACCTTTTAGCGGCACAACAAAATATTATTTAGTAAAACGAATTTAA
- a CDS encoding cysteine hydrolase family protein, with translation MKALISIDYTNDFVATKGALTTGSAGQAIEESLVEVTKKFIDNNDFVVYAIDRHDLNDPYHPENNLFPPHNIAGTNGRKLYGKLAEFYEDNRTQATCYWIDKRHYSAFSGTDLDIRLRERGITEVHLVGVCTDICVLHTAVDAYNLGYKIVIHKNAVASFDPVGHEWALNHFKQTLGAEVIE, from the coding sequence ATGAAAGCATTGATTTCAATTGATTACACAAATGATTTTGTTGCAACAAAGGGAGCTTTGACTACGGGAAGTGCAGGGCAAGCAATTGAAGAATCTTTAGTAGAAGTAACAAAAAAGTTTATTGATAATAATGACTTTGTGGTTTATGCAATTGACCGTCACGATTTAAATGATCCATATCATCCTGAAAATAATTTATTTCCACCTCATAATATTGCAGGGACAAATGGTCGAAAACTGTATGGCAAACTTGCTGAATTTTATGAAGATAATCGAACGCAAGCTACTTGTTATTGGATCGATAAGCGTCATTACTCAGCTTTTAGTGGAACAGACTTAGATATTCGTCTGCGTGAAAGAGGGATTACGGAAGTTCATTTGGTAGGTGTCTGTACAGATATTTGTGTGTTGCATACAGCCGTGGATGCTTATAATTTAGGCTATAAAATCGTGATTCATAAAAATGCAGTTGCTAGTTTTGATCCTGTTGGACATGAATGGGCATTAAACCATTTTAAACAAACTTTAGGCGCAGAAGTAATCGAATAA